cgggttttTGATACTtctagaacatacgcactcgccaagtgtacttttagggggtgatatttattttacgttaagttagttaccggatgCCCACATATAAGCATATaattttcatactgttttggaatacgaaatctcgtggtctacattacattactgaatacaaacaaactatagctcaccaacattcgtgttgaccttttaagcttgtatttctcaggtgcttagacgttgttgcctccgctgttagacttgctgtcttggtgttacagacttgctgttacagactcgccatgttagacttccgctgcattacttagagatgtctcaatcatggaaccttttattttgcattcgtaacttatgttattttgaataatgactttgtaacgacctttgtgtcacgttatcctttttgaatgcaaaacttgttttaaaacatcatgtagtattgtaccgtgtaatggacctgttgttgacgattcgtacatgatggttttgtacggggcgtcacaaggtTTAACAGACTGCAATGAGTTGTCACTCTATTAGACAATTACCCCCAtccattaatagtcaatagtccaatttccataaaTGTCGGTcttctgtccaaaccctaattatggtccaaagttcaataaccccgtcttaatatttagtccaacatcacgattacttcgacttaaataagcataataataacttagttacgagacattaatttaaaaaggttgaacataacttacaatgattatttatcgcgtagcgttacacggacagagtttcgacttaaaaaccgtaaaacatttcttacaataacccaattattattaatcttaaattaaacttaatattataaatataaatataaatattattattacagaagAAACAAAAGAGGTGAAGGGTGTGTTTTCAGTCGAGCACAAGCCTGCCTTTTATAGGTATATTTCCAGATACTGTAGCTGTTGGATTATTCGTTGTAGTGCAAAGTGACTCATTCTCCACTAACTTGTTTGTTGAAATAAATTGCACGTGAATTCGGTGGCTGCATCTTGAATTCAATCAAAgaaattgaattattatatattattattattattatgaattatatatattatattatattcttgtgcatagttgacttgtaattttagctccgttgacttgtacgttgatgctcAGTTTATGTTTCGGTTCCgttttttcgaacgtcttttcgtatgctataatatcttgtactttacgttttgcggcttgtatTATTGTCAATATTTAGACGTAATTCATCGATAAATtataccacttggattgtaacttgtacgctTGAGTGTTTTGGATGTTTTCGTCTTCAAATCTTCTTTTTCGTCTTCCGTCttcatattttattatttaaacgattattacttggaaatagaacaattgcaactaaaagcttgtctttctggaatgataatgctacgaaatatgtgttcgtttttagcattatcaatatccatGTAACTCAGCGTATTGTGTATGGTTTTGTTGATATACAAATCTTCATCGTGTTAGCCGTCTTTGTATGTAAAGGTGATGTGTACTCTTAATTAATCAATTTCTATTctctttattactattatttactGATAATCAAGTTATTGTCGTCAAGTTTTTTGTTCCATTCTCGATTTTTAAAAGATCGTTCAACTGGTGAAGAATAAAATTGAATAACCGTAATTGGTGAACGCATATTTTATGCGATATAACATTACATTTGTGTCTATAGAATCACTAATCAGGTAATCAATTAATATGCTATTTAATCGAGATTTTAATTACTGTTAATAATTTTCCCTCATCAGGTTGctgttaataattattatgattattttttataaaatggctgtaaaaatatagcattttcttCATCTCTGTGTTGTACTATTTGCAGTTGTTttgggtcaatatgatattaagGGGTGTAAGAAGAGATTGGTGCGGATTTCATTTGCCATTTTTTATGCCAAATCTATGTGACTCATAGACTTATCTTGATATTTATAGAGTTGAATCGTAATAACTGGTTTGAAGTTGAAACTCGAGGTGGGCCCGGTTTTGTTAATGTTGAATGGGAATATCTGGCAGATGATGCTCAATAAAGAAAGTCAGAGCTGTGGTATAGCTGTGTGGCCTCATTTTCTAAATCTGGACGGTAAAGGTAACTAATTAATTATTGCATATTGAACGATCTAATGAAATGAACATAACCTCAAATGTTATATAATTGCACAGTTTCCCATAATCATCATGTTGCTTATATAATTACACAGTTTCGTTTCAATAGTTTTAGTCGTATTTTATAGATTCGATGACGGAAACCTATGCATTGTGGAAACAGTGTTAATCAGCAGAGACGTGAAATCATTGCTAGATGTGCGACGGAGCTTGCGAGAGTTCATGACACATGAATCCGTAAGCGTTCTTCGTGAAAATGATAAATCTGTTGATCACAAGGTTCTGGTTTGTGAATTTTTTGCTCGCGCTTTTGTGATTATCAGCTATCTAAAGGTATATGAGTCTAATTAGGTAATCAGTTAATTAAATTATGTCAATTATTTGATTTCATATGTGTGCCGGAAGCTAGGGTTTTATAATCGAGATATCATCATGTTTGAATGACGTGTGCATGTTTCATGACTTTATGTGCTTGTGGCGTATAATATTTGTATATCGTAAGCTTGAGATATCTTGAATTACAATTTGACCTTATGAAGAGAAGATTTAAACTTGAAGGTATGGATACACAGTAAGGCTTAGTACAATGATGATCTATGTAGTTTGAGTTTATGTTGTGTGGATGTTTAAGTTAAATTTCATTGTTGCTTACCTTGATATGGAATTTTGTTTGATACCTGCTGACTATAATTTGACTAATGAAGAGAGGATTTTGTAAAGAAGGTTAAGAATATTGGTATTCTGATCATTGTAGTTTAAATTTGGATAATGTTGATAGAGATTGAATGAAGCTAAATTTAGATCGATTATGTATTCAGTAGGCGTTCTCAGAATGTTTGTATATCGAGTTAATTGACAAAAGACAACTTAATTCATGTAAATAGACCTGCACTGCCTTTGGTCTATCATATAATGATTACATTCAGTCATAGTTATTAGAATATCAATGAGTTTACTGCTTAATATTTGTTTCCGGATGATCTGTTTCAAGTTCATTATTTTCAGAGTTGCTTGGCGCTTAGATACGAGGCATTGACTCTATGTAAATTTCATTCTGTGGCAGATCAGCAGTTACACATTTCATATAGTGAGTGGGTCACGTTTGCTGAACATGCTCTTGACAACAGGTTTAATGCTATTGCTAAAAAGGTGATTACACTCTCTCTAATAGTTTAGATTACTAAATTTTAGCGGTGGCGAGATGGGTGGGTTATAGGGACGAATCAAGAGATCAAATCAGGTTTTATTCATTCTTAAGGATTATTGAATTGGAAAAGGCCTGTCAGATGAAAAGGTAAACAAAAAAGTTTATGCTTAGTAAAACTGATGACCAATTGTTATAAATATCCATTAGAACACAAAAATATGGAgtgtaaaattatgaaataattagttGCTAAATAACAGGATCAAAGATTGTCCTATTTTCCATCTAACATAAGATATAATTGAGAATCGAGTTGTTAGTAGTAAAAAATAAAAGATAGTCGATACAGGGAGTCATGCAGTGACGAGTCTAAAACTTTATCTATGTAAGAAATGGTCACACATTTTGTCACTCTTATACATTAGAGTTTTGTATACATGCTGATTTTATATTGTATCATGATTGTAATTTGTTTCTACGAACCCTTTTTGACATCCCAAACATACTAACAAACAATATGTTTTGTTCGGTTTTGAATCAAGAGAACATGTCCAGTAATATTTCTCTTTTTTTATGATCATAAATAAGGTTTATCTTAATCTTCTATATGAGATgtaaatatttgtatttttatattaaCCTTAAAACTCGAAATATATGGTGTCGAGTCTTTCATGGAAACTTTTTTTTATGACTTTTCAGCCGAGCTTCCATATGTGTTTGTTATGATGGAGTTGGGGTGGCTTCGTTTCTAAACACTATATTGTTCTAAACTCTATATTGTTTGGGGTTAAAAATGTGAAGTTTATTCTCAATCACCGTACTTCCAACGGTTTGAACACTTAGTGCATGAacaatattattatcgttatacaTTTTTAAAGGAATGTAACCGTTACAGTTTACTATTAACGTGGTTATTTTTTAAGATAGGATGTAGTGAACTATGTGTTTGTTGAAGTAAACTTGAGGTACTTCTTTTTACTTACATTTTACACAGTTAAGTAATAATtaatttgaattcaatttactcataAATTGGTCACTTTTGTATGTAGGTCATGACTTGCAGACTAAGATAAGACATTTTCATGAACCTTTATGCTTTAAAGAAACTAGACAACATGCTTTTTGTTAGTAAAAAATTCATAATCTTTATTTTAACCTTTGaacaataataaattaaaatcCTATTTGAATATATTTTTGAATTTCACTATATAGATGCAtatttttgaaagtcaaataatttgTGTTATTTTGGGAATAGATATTAAAATGAAGTAATTTAGGTAAGGTCAATAATTTTGTATATAATATAACGGGTTTGACTTTGTCTaattttttgaaagtcaaataatttgTGTTATTTTGAGAATAGATACTAAAATAAAGTAATTTAGGCAAGGTCAATGATTTTGTATATAATATAACGGGTTTGACTTTGACTAATTTTTTAAAAACAAATAATTTGTGTTATTTTGGGAATagatactaaaatgaagtaatttaggtaaggtcaataattttatatataatataacgggTTTGACTTTGACTAATTGATTTATCAAATATGAAATAAATATTAAATTCATATTTGAGGTAAAGATTGAGATCTTCCATAATAAATATGAAATAATCCTAGAATTTTTTCCCGATATAATGATGCTTACCTCCCTATATAAACCATGTAAAAGTCAATTCACAATCATTATTTCTCCACAATCACATTTACCTTCTGAAAAACCAGAAAACAATGGCTGATAACCGAGAAATCACTCCTCTCAATCTTTTAGCAAAAGAAACAATCAATGTAAAGATCAGGGTTAAGGTCCACAATTTTTGGAAAAAGTATTTTGTCAAGAATCCGAATATTGCTTCCTCACTAGAACTGGTACTGTTGGACCATGAGGTATGTATTTTTTTGATCTTGATTGATACATCTACAATTCCTAAGCATGTACCCTATATTTTCTCAATTCCCTTGAGACATGTCTGTTACTTATTTCTCAATTATTTGCTGGCGATATTTAAGTTTCTCGATGTAAGTTGTCTGTATGAATTGAATCTTTGTTTTTTTCCTGCTTTGTTACTATGATAATGAGCTGGATAAGGATTGTCTTGCTCAGATTACTAAGGGTTATGATGATTTGGGTAGAGTTGATAGGAGTTACAATGACTATGTTGCTACTATTAAAATTGTGGGTTGTCAGAACTACTGTTATGTTAGAATGAGTCAAAATTGTTGTTCTTTTCGATGTGGGTCATGTTTATATCTGCATAGTAGTTATGGATCATAGttattgttgttgcttgattgtgaATCATTTTTGCACATGTATTCTTGATTTGGATCTTATTTGCTACTGTTGCTATGATGATTTGGGTAGAGTTGATAGGAGTTACAACAATTATGTTGTTACTATTAAGCAACATTGGATTGGATGTGGTATGTATTATATTTTGTCCATGTCTTATTTACTACGGATAATCGAACTGTAATGGTTGTGAATATTGGGCCGAATGATTTGTTAAAGGACACAATATGGGCTTATTGAAACATTTGTTATGGGGATTAGAGGAATACAAAAATGTGAAGAGAATGGAGAATAGAGTttgcaagtattattattattttaaatgtattagtgatatggatatggatattgtttagattcaaagtgtaagtattatttAGCTTAAGGTATGGATGTAACAATATTAGTTTTTTGCATTGAGTTTGAGAGGTTCACTAAAAACTATCCTACGTGGTATATATGAttgcatatatatttatatgggAAACAAAACTTAAAGTTTAAGAAGAAAGTATAAACCATGATGTTATTTGTGTTTatgattttatttattttaattttgtcAACAACTATATAACATTATTGTATGATTTGATCTCATTACTGACAACCATttaaataatatgaaatattagtttATGGAGTTTCAAATTTATTCCTGATTAGTCTCATAAGAAAGCCTCGCGAATTCGCGGGCATTAAgctagtaataaataaaaatatattggaaatgaaaaataaaaaataaaaagagaatatagattaaatacggagtaattgtGAGAACGGTAGTGCAGAGTAAAATTACGACGTTAGTTTTTGTTTCATACGTGCATATATTTTGTGATTCCCCTCAAATTGATGGGGAATGCTCATTGACCACTTTCAAGCTCTGCTCATTTCCATTATATTTAACCAAGtatttataatcattgtcattccatATCAACAAAAACCTCTAACCAAGCACACCCTTATTAACCTTCAAACTATCAAGACAATACGGTCTAGCCAGGATTTAagggttttttttattttattttttttcttttttttttctttttttaggcAAGTACTAGGATTTAACTTTAAGGCTTTAAGGGTGACATAACTGACATATGCACTATTTATATAATACGTAATTTGCATCATATTGATGTATTATTAAAAAATAACAACATTTGTGTTTAAATAAAACTATATGAATTATAGTAATACTAGttgtttgagcccgtgcgttgcacgacagttTTTAAAAATTAGTATTCGAGACGTTTGTATTGATATTTATCAAACGTATGATACAATTACAATGGAAAAACTGTTTATTGCTTACAACATCTGTATCGAAAACATTATCATTGAATATTAACACATAGATTATGAGCGTGTTTGGGTCTCAATGGATATTGTTAATGTTTTGAGTATATAGGTATTTTATTAATTGTtactattttattatttattatttatgatttatatcataattatgattataataattataaatttaataatTAGTAGTCACTAATTTAGGGAATGGGTGAAGCTTAGTTGGAGTGGGATAGTAcggatatttatgtaaatataaaattaaattatatatatggaATAAGTATCAATCAAATTTTaaaatattactaaaataataaatttaaatcAATAGCTTTTGATTattatttaattcagtttaattaAGAAAAGGACACGTAAGATTATTTAATTCAGAttaattgagaaattgacacgTATGATTATTTAATTCAGATTAATTAAGAAATTGACATGTAGAATTATAGGCACGTGCTTTATAAGatgtaatagatagatagatagatatcgtAGACGAGTTTTCCAAAACTATAATTCAAGAATATATTCAAATTTCTACATGTCGGTCCGCTTTCTGGTTGAGTagcataatatttcaaataataataaataatagcatTAAAAAAGCTGCATGCCTacatcaatcataataataatacaatcttAATTATATTATGTTCATTCGTAATTGTTAATCTAACAAATAGGGTTTACTTAATGAACATAAACTTTATTGAATAGAAGGAAGAAAAGAAAAACTAACCTTGAGTTTTAGCACGGAAACCTAATTATGAGTAATTTACATAATTGATTTTGGATTGACCCGTTCTCTAATTATAAGTTGATGGACatgtagtttatatatatatatatatatatatatatatatatatatatatatatatatatatatatatatatatatatatatatatatatatatatatatatatatatatatatatagcatattgTTAAACACTTTTCAAAATGTGGGCATTTGATCAAATTTGTTGAGGGTGGCATAGCCACCTTTGACCACCCTATTAGCTCCGCCTATAAAAAAATTTCTGTAATAAACTAGTCAGAAGATAAAATATGATTATCAGGCCGTGGTTCGAGTGCCAAGAAATCCAACAAATATTGTTGTGCCCTTTAGAGTTTAATCAAGAAAAAGCAAAAGAGacgatttgaattttttttttttaacgacgatATCAACATCGAATGCtttcatttgtcacccacacatgCGTTATGAGAAAAtccaattcgcgacgatgttggcagtaccatcaaatGTTGGAAACTCCCTGCTTGGAATGAGAATCAAATCTAGGTTGAcaacagtgttgtaaatctccttatttctccccgaaATCTcctcgagatctcgtttttagaaggcaaccgagacgagatatcTATCTCCTGAGATTTCCTGGTCAACAGGGCCAAAtttggtcaaagccacgatttctcgaatttgCTTGCTCATTTATCGGATTTTCTCGTAAGATCTCGTAATTTCTCAGATTTCCCCACTCATTTTTCGATTTTTTttgtaaaatctcataataatgtatataaatatacatatatttatttatatataaatttatactcAATCCCAAGGGACTTGTGTACAGGGGCGGTTTTTAATGGGGACAGGCGGGGgcagccgcccccagtggatttgcaattttcagtgtaaaatttttggatttttcgactttgccccggtgaatttttttttgccccaaaacctacatattttgccccaaaacctttaaattttgcccaaaaatctctaaaatttaccccaaaaccttcaaattttgtccacaaaTGTTAAAATTTAcccccaaaacctccataatttgcttaaaaacctccatttttttcctcaaaatctccatattttgcccaaaaaattgccacggttttaaatatttttttttgccCCTGGTGACTTGGAATCCTGGTACCGCCACTGCTTGTGTAGACCGAGGTGAAGGGTGGTAAGAATCGACTTGTTTACCATCTTAATTAGAATGGTTTTTGTGGCGAGTAACATAGAAACCCTTCTTGTAACCTGTAGGTCAAACATAAAAGCTCAATGTAAAGTCAAACATAAAAGCTCAATGTAGTATGTAAAGTCAAACATAAAAGTTCGTCAACTTATCACGTTAGAAGCCCAATGTAAAGTAGACTACGAATATGTAATTCATGCTTATAAATAGCATAGGTAAACTAATAAACTATCGATCTTCTTTAAGTAGGTTTGATGTCATCAATTGATGCTTAATTGGAGTATGATAACCACACGAATATACTCAAAATTAATGATTCAAGATAAACAATTTTGACTTTTAGagcattaaaacatataatagtatAGAGGCAAACATAAGGATTCAGAAATGAAATAGGTTTTTTTTTTCCGGTGAAAAAGGATGAATTATATATAATAAAGATCGCTTCATCAAAACAATGAAGGATCAAAACAAAATACAAAGACGGAGACTTGCTCGGTCTTGAACTTGAAAGAGCATACAATGCCTTGAAAGCCTAAAAACATAGCAAAGACGGGTTTTGATCCCATACATACGAATGTAACCCGTGACAAAAATTTAGGTTCGTTGCCCATAAAAAAAACTTTGAGCTTGATGTTACGAACAATAACTGAACGACACGAGTATTTGTTGTCGAAGATGACATCGTTTCTAGCAACCCAAATGACCCAAATAGTTGCGGGACCTATCAACTTCCAAAACTTTGATGCTTTGATTCCCATACCGTAGTACCAATCGAACGAAAAATCTTCAATGGACCTCGGGATAACCCATCTAAGATTCCACCATCTAAATAAATCCGTCCAAACATTAAAAGACCATCTACAATGTAACAAAAGATGGTCAATTGATTCAATGTTGTCTAAACACCAAACGCATAAAGTGGAAGAATTGGGAGGAAGAATATGCCTTCGGGAGAGAACGTCTCTAACGAGAATGCTTTTGCGGATAGCTAACCAATGAAACAACATGATTTTGGATGGAACTTTATTATTCCAAATAACCTTAGGCCAAATAGGTACCTCAAAATCGCTTGAAAGAACAAGAATACTAATCGCGTCGGCCACAGTAAAAAGATTGTTCTGCTCGGCATTCCATAAAAAGAAGTCTGGACTGTTGTCAACTAACCGAAAGCTGGACAGGAAGGCCTGGAGCTGAATAGCTTGCTCGTGATCGAACAGATTCAAGGGTTGTGGCAGAAAAAAAATTCCACCCATGTTGGGTCTGATAAACTAAAACAGGAAGCCTGCATTGTTGCAAAGGGCTTAAGGCATAAGTTGAAGAGAAAAAGGATATTCATCCTTTAAAATTCTCCCTTGAGCCCATGAATCATGCCAAAATAAGATTGAGGCCCCGTTTCCAATTTTCCAACTCCATAGCGTAGGCCCGACAATACAAGAAAGCGAATCTTCTTTTTGCAAGTTAACCAAATCTTTCCAAATAGGGGAGAGTTGTGACGAATAAAAGGAAGAAACAGTGTTCATAATCTTCCCATTGAAAGATGGCCCAAAAGAGGATGCAACTATGGATTTCCAAAGACATTGTTTATTTGAGTTCATTTTAGCCCACCATTTAACAAGCATCACTAAGTTTTTCAAATGAAGAGGAGTGATGCCTAAACCTCTCAAATTTTTTGGAAGGCAAACCGAATCCCACTTGACGAGACAAGTTTTCTTTTTAAGACAATCACCGCTCCAAAGGAAATTTCTTCGACATCTTTCGAGTTGTTTGATAACGGAAATTGGGGCTTTGTAGATGGACATATAATGAAGAGGAAGGTTGGAGATAACCGCATTAACCATAACTAGGCGGCCACCAAACGAGAGACATCTACCTTTCCATCCCGCGAGTTTctttttaaactttttaattacGGGATCCCACATAGAAACTTTATTGCAAGATAATGAAATCGGGATACCTAGATATTCAATCGGGAAAACGCCCACTTTACACTAAAAAATGGACGAGTAATTGATCATGTCTTCTCTTGAGACGTTGATGCCATATAACGTTGTCTTAACGACGTTCATTTGCAACCCCGATAATTGAAAAAATAAGTCCAAAATACATTTGATTCGGTTTAGTTCTTGAATGGAAGGGTGAGCAAAAATAATGGTATCGTCCGCGAATTGAGAATGGCTTATTTTTAACTCTTGACCAAACGAGCACCCTTTCAACAAACCATTGTCAAGGTCTCTTGAAAGAAGTTTACTTAAGACCTCGGCAACAATGATAAAAAGGTTAGACGATAACGGGTCGCCTTGTCTTAATCCACGGTGCATAACCCCTTCGCGTGAAGGAGAACCATTCAAAAGAACCGAAAAGTGAACATTGGATATGCAAGCTTTTATCCAAGATATAAACTTTGACCCGAAACTCATTTTGAATAAGACTTGAAGAAGAAACTCGTGAGAAACACAATCGTAGGCTTTCGAGAAGTCGATTTTTAAGAAAAGGGaaggacttttttttttttttgccatatGGACCACTTCATTAACCACCATCACCCCATCCACTAATAATCTAGACGGGACGAAGCTGTTTTGATTCTCGCTAATAATAATAGGAATGACGACCTTTAATCTATTAGCAATCGTTTTAGCAATAATCTTGTAGGGGGCGTTTATGAGACTAATAGGCCTAAGATGATTAATATTCTTGGCCGAATTTGATTTTGGAATCAAAACTATAAACGAAGAGTTGAAGCCTTTCGGAAACGAAGGATGGCTATGAAATCGCGAGAACATCTCCATGATGTCTATTTCTAAAAATTCCCAAGCTTTTTTGACAACGCGTAAAGAAAACCCGTCCGGACCTGGGGTTTTGTTACCATCGAATTTTTTAATTACATCAAAAACCTCATAAACAGAAAAATCAGCTTCAAGAGAAACAAGGCAGTGGGCTGGTAATGGGCTTAACTTGATTGAGGCCCAATCGAAATTCATAACATCAGTATTAACAGAAACATGTTGACAGAAAAACAGAGTTTCAAAATATTTGACAGCATGCTCTTTAACAAGTTGGGGATCTTCATGCCATACAAATAGTTAGGGTTGTAAATTAGACAAATAGTTATGAGCTACGGATTACTAAAGTTCAATTTGTCACTTGGATCCAAGTGGGTGGGGAATCCAAGATAAGACCTTATGGGGCTTCGATTTATTTTAAATCAATTTTATTTGAAAGGTATTTTAGGTAAGTTTATTTTTCACTTAACGATCTTTTTCTATATATCTTTTAATTCAGTAAATAAAAATTGCTATTAATCTGTTACTTAATATGAAAACTGGACTGTTTCTAAAAGACATAAAATGAGACATCCttttttttgggtaagcgaggaaaccctcatatgaacgagcacattggctcccccatagaaggtaaaacctcgggtaatcaagccccccgagcgcgagacctggtaccgagtgaattgcgcattatgcgcaccctctagtcacactcactTTTGGAACAATTtgacatagccaggaattgaacccgggtggtgtgcttcattggacaattcggtggccactcaggcaagcctgaatggttGAGACATCCCTTTTCATTAAGAGCCAAATAAAAACACAGACAAATTATGAAAAAAAAAGTAAATAACCCCTAAGTGGTTGTTTGCCTCTATAATATTATACTGTAAACTATAAATCCTTAAAATTTGTGAGTCTTATAATTAAATTTAGTAGTATGCTATACAATTTGAAAATTAGTGGTGTTAAGTGACCTTACAGATTGCTAAGTAGTATCACCTCTTATGTAAGTCTAAACTAGCAATAAAATACCTTGTAGCTCATTTAAATAACAAGTTCGATCTGTTAGACGATGGACTTTTATATATTTATCATTTATAGCCCATATTCTATAAGGGCCCATATGTGTATTTAGGCCTCTAGGTTTGCACCTTTATTTGGTTATTTATACTGTATCATTATTAGGGGTAGGCAATCAATCAAGCAATAATAATATCACAATTATCGTTTAACATGGTATCAGATGCAATACCTCATTAACCCTAAAACCCCACCGACCAAAATCATTGCCGCTGCCGTATCGGTTATTCTTCAATCGAGATATTCAGTGTATGCTCAGCAATCAAATAAACAAAACCAATCAATATAAAGTGTCTTCGTTGCAAAGTAATTTAAAACAAAAAGGAAGAAAAGACAAAACAATTAAATATTGTTTTGTCTATGTAAAGGATCTTCACGCAAAGTCAGAGGAAGCACGTAAGGAATCATATTATAT
The window above is part of the Rutidosis leptorrhynchoides isolate AG116_Rl617_1_P2 chromosome 1, CSIRO_AGI_Rlap_v1, whole genome shotgun sequence genome. Proteins encoded here:
- the LOC139849726 gene encoding uncharacterized protein encodes the protein MGGIFFLPQPLNLFDHEQAIQLQAFLSSFRLVDNSPDFFLWNAEQNNLFTVADAISILVLSSDFEVPIWPKVIWNNKVPSKIMLFHWLAIRKSILVRDVLSRRHILPPNSSTLCVWCLDNIESIDHLLLHCRWSFNVWTDLFRWWNLRWVIPRSIEDFSFDWYYGMGIKASKFWKLIGPATIWVIWVARNDVIFDNKYSCRSVIVRNIKLKVFFMGNEPKFLSRVTFVCMGSKPVFAMFLGFQGIVCSFKFKTEQVSVFVFCFDPSLF